One Acinetobacter sp. WCHA55 DNA window includes the following coding sequences:
- a CDS encoding AraC family transcriptional regulator, with protein MDVLSEILDKVELTSSYWYRTSFAGDWGISLPQEENLARFHIVTHGEFWYEVPKLKLKALAEQGDILILFKGMEHTMTSAPKIKAEPAVEFRSKANLTETQVLEYGDQSKLKANVVCGHFCFDGGPDHPFLNSLPNVVHIKSTENSHSPWLTMLLSIIEQEAKSGLPGSNTLVRKLTEIIFVQALRIHMYKSNKNVGFFKLIEDPQLSKSLEAIHHSLDKKWGLDDLAEIAGMSRTNYSVKFKKLSGMTPLDYLTYCRLEKAKQLLKETGKSVPEVSEAIGYPAHEHFQKLFKKKIGKTPSAYRKENSEKV; from the coding sequence ATGGATGTTCTCAGTGAGATTTTAGATAAGGTAGAGCTTACTAGTAGCTACTGGTATAGAACATCATTTGCAGGAGACTGGGGCATCAGTCTCCCGCAGGAAGAGAATCTAGCGAGATTTCACATCGTGACCCATGGCGAGTTTTGGTACGAGGTGCCAAAACTTAAACTTAAGGCTTTGGCGGAGCAAGGCGATATTTTGATTTTATTCAAAGGGATGGAGCACACCATGACCAGTGCACCAAAAATCAAGGCCGAGCCCGCGGTCGAATTTAGATCCAAGGCCAACCTCACTGAAACTCAAGTTCTGGAATATGGTGATCAGAGCAAGCTCAAAGCAAACGTCGTTTGCGGACATTTTTGTTTTGATGGCGGACCCGATCATCCATTCTTAAATTCGCTGCCAAACGTCGTGCATATCAAGAGTACTGAGAACTCCCACTCGCCTTGGCTTACCATGCTTTTAAGTATTATAGAGCAGGAAGCAAAATCAGGGCTTCCTGGAAGCAACACGCTAGTCAGGAAGCTGACCGAAATTATCTTCGTGCAAGCGTTAAGAATTCACATGTACAAATCCAACAAAAATGTAGGATTTTTCAAATTGATCGAAGATCCGCAACTCAGCAAATCCTTGGAAGCTATCCATCATAGTCTCGATAAAAAATGGGGTCTTGACGATCTCGCTGAGATTGCTGGAATGTCGCGTACGAACTACAGCGTTAAGTTTAAGAAACTGTCTGGCATGACACCTCTTGATTATTTAACCTATTGTCGGCTTGAAAAAGCGAAGCAGCTGCTTAAAGAAACCGGTAAATCTGTTCCTGAAGTGAGTGAAGCCATTGGGTATCCGGCACATGAACACTTTCAAAAGTTGTTTAAGAAAAAAATTGGCAAAACTCCTAGCGCGTACAGAAAAGAAAATTCTGAAAAGGTGTAA
- the msrA gene encoding peptide-methionine (S)-S-oxide reductase MsrA has translation MKLNYVIVAGGCFWGLEDLLRSLDGVTSTKVGYSGGDFDDPTYADIITGKTGHAEAVRVEYDQDEISLEEILHYFFKIHDPTTKNRQGNDVGTSYRSAAFYRDDAQKAIIENVIDEVNEIGRFENPVVTTVALEKEFYDAEEYHQNYLKKNPHGYTCHFERD, from the coding sequence ATGAAACTAAATTATGTGATCGTTGCCGGAGGGTGTTTTTGGGGTCTCGAAGACCTCCTTAGGAGTCTGGACGGTGTGACGTCAACGAAGGTGGGCTACTCTGGCGGAGATTTTGATGATCCTACCTACGCCGATATTATAACAGGGAAAACGGGGCACGCCGAAGCGGTTCGCGTGGAATACGACCAAGACGAAATATCTCTCGAAGAGATTCTACATTACTTTTTCAAAATCCATGATCCGACTACGAAGAATCGCCAAGGAAATGATGTTGGCACTTCGTATCGCTCGGCAGCGTTCTATCGTGACGATGCACAGAAAGCGATTATCGAAAACGTGATTGATGAGGTCAATGAGATCGGTCGCTTCGAGAATCCCGTGGTCACGACGGTAGCCTTGGAAAAAGAGTTTTATGACGCTGAGGAGTATCACCAAAACTATTTGAAGAAGAATCCCCACGGGTACACGTGCCATTTTGAGAGAGATTAA
- a CDS encoding IS4 family transposase (programmed frameshift) has translation MTHLNELYLILNKYLKWNKSHLKCFALIMLVIILKQTCNLSSASKALPIKCLPQSFYRRMQRFFAGQYFDYRQISQLIFNIFSFDKVQLTLDRTNWKWGKRNINILMLAIVYRGIAIPIVWTLLNKRGNSDTKERIALIQRFISIFGKDRIVNVFADREFIGEQWFTWLIEQDINFCIRVKKNFIVTNHLGKNHKISDLFRHLQVGQIECRKRRILVGRVKLYISALQLENGELLLVVSPQFNANSIQDYALRWEIETLFSCLKGRGFNLENTRLTDPRRVKKLIAVLAIGFCWCYLTGEWQHDQKKVIKIKKHGRLSMSLFRYGLDYVQMAIQRLIGFGKKEEFKEILAILRRQKPDRIRVL, from the exons ATGACACATCTCAATGAGTTATATCTTATCTTAAACAAATATCTAAAATGGAACAAGTCACATTTAAAGTGCTTTGCGCTCATCATGCTTGTGATTATTTTAAAGCAAACATGTAATCTTTCTTCTGCATCTAAAGCCTTGCCCATCAAGTGCTTACCACAATCATTTTATCGACGTATGCAGCGCTTCTTTGCAGGTCAGTATTTCGATTATCGTCAAATTTCTCAGTTGATTTTCAATATATTTTCATTCGACAAAGTGCAACTGACTTTAGATAGAACCAATTGGAAATGGGGAAAACGAAATATTAATATCCTGATGCTCGCGATCGTTTATCGTGGAATAGCGATACCTATCGTTTGGACATTACTTAATAAACGTGGAAATTCAGATACAAAAGAGCGTATTGCTTTGATTCAACGCTTTATCTCCATTTTTGGTAAAGACCGTATTGTGAATGTGTTCGCAGACAGAGAGTTTATCGGTGAGCAGTGGTTTACATGGTTAATTGAACAAGACATCAACTTCTGCATTCGTGTTA AAAAAAACTTTATTGTCACCAATCATTTAGGAAAGAATCATAAAATCAGTGATTTATTTCGCCATCTTCAAGTTGGTCAAATTGAATGTCGTAAACGACGGATTTTGGTTGGTCGAGTGAAACTATATATAAGTGCACTACAGTTAGAAAATGGAGAACTTTTACTCGTCGTTTCTCCTCAGTTTAATGCCAATTCTATTCAGGATTATGCATTACGCTGGGAAATTGAAACCTTATTCAGTTGTCTCAAAGGACGCGGGTTTAATCTTGAAAATACTCGTTTAACAGACCCTAGACGAGTCAAGAAATTGATAGCAGTGCTAGCTATCGGTTTCTGTTGGTGCTATTTAACAGGTGAATGGCAACATGATCAAAAAAAAGTGATAAAAATAAAGAAGCATGGACGACTCTCAATGAGTTTATTTCGCTATGGTTTAGACTATGTTCAAATGGCGATTCAGCGTTTAATTGGTTTTGGGAAAAAAGAAGAGTTTAAGGAAATTTTGGCAATTTTAAGAAGGCAGAAGCCTGATAGGATAAGGGTTCTGTGA
- a CDS encoding glutaredoxin, whose amino-acid sequence MKELKNVVIYTKDHCPFSKRVKEYLTSEKVDFKQIRVDDDPKTYDELKKKTNLQTVPQVFVDGKFIGSATDFFAWIDS is encoded by the coding sequence ATGAAAGAACTTAAGAACGTTGTCATCTACACAAAAGACCATTGTCCGTTTAGTAAACGCGTGAAGGAGTACTTAACTTCTGAAAAAGTTGATTTTAAACAAATTCGCGTGGATGACGATCCCAAGACTTATGATGAGTTGAAGAAAAAAACCAACCTTCAAACTGTTCCGCAAGTTTTTGTGGATGGAAAATTCATTGGTAGCGCGACTGACTTCTTCGCGTGGATTGATAGCTAA
- the msrB gene encoding peptide-methionine (R)-S-oxide reductase MsrB: MFNWESINNYLDNGTPAPPRKVEKSEEEWKKILTPAQFNVMRKKGTERPHTGELCSFYEAGRYACAGCDTELFDSNVKFDSGTGWPSFSEPVADNVIQYELDTTYGRRIEVLCNVCEAHLGHVFPDGPEPSGARFCINSESLKFVE, from the coding sequence ATGTTCAACTGGGAAAGCATTAACAACTATCTCGATAACGGCACTCCCGCTCCTCCTAGAAAAGTAGAAAAGAGCGAGGAAGAGTGGAAAAAAATTCTGACACCCGCTCAATTTAATGTCATGCGGAAGAAAGGCACCGAGCGCCCTCACACTGGGGAACTCTGTTCATTTTATGAGGCAGGACGGTATGCCTGCGCGGGCTGCGACACTGAACTGTTTGATTCGAACGTTAAGTTTGATTCGGGAACAGGTTGGCCGAGTTTTTCTGAGCCCGTCGCCGACAACGTAATTCAATATGAACTGGACACGACTTACGGACGAAGAATCGAAGTGCTATGCAATGTGTGCGAAGCCCACTTAGGGCACGTTTTTCCAGATGGTCCTGAGCCCTCTGGGGCTCGATTCTGCATCAACTCGGAGTCGTTGAAGTTTGTAGAGTAA
- a CDS encoding glutaredoxin family protein, which translates to MGIKLFGHKDCHKTKIYQSYLKEKGIEFDFLDVHEDDAAADELRSLYTTGKLNFPTILVGTKKLRNPKFKDLDKWLEASMK; encoded by the coding sequence GTGGGGATTAAGCTGTTCGGTCATAAGGACTGCCACAAAACCAAGATTTACCAGTCGTACTTGAAAGAAAAAGGAATCGAGTTTGATTTTTTAGATGTTCACGAAGACGACGCGGCAGCTGATGAACTGCGATCCCTTTATACTACTGGAAAGTTAAATTTCCCGACAATACTGGTTGGGACAAAGAAGCTGAGAAACCCCAAGTTCAAGGATCTCGACAAGTGGTTGGAAGCTTCGATGAAATAA
- a CDS encoding antibiotic biosynthesis monooxygenase family protein — translation MIIAVFRSRVAKEHGGEFERRYAEMSALVEAIPGYGSHERFSSPNGEDVLIVEFLTREAFDAWDKHPEHKKAKMLGKDYIFESYDVKVGEVFERHTKPEVKL, via the coding sequence ATGATTATAGCAGTTTTCCGCAGTCGTGTTGCCAAGGAGCACGGTGGGGAGTTTGAAAGAAGATACGCCGAGATGTCCGCGCTTGTCGAAGCCATTCCTGGTTACGGAAGCCATGAGCGGTTTTCTTCTCCTAACGGTGAAGATGTTCTAATTGTCGAGTTCCTTACCAGAGAAGCTTTCGATGCTTGGGATAAGCATCCCGAACACAAAAAAGCCAAGATGCTTGGCAAAGACTACATTTTTGAATCGTACGACGTGAAGGTCGGAGAAGTTTTTGAACGGCACACAAAGCCGGAGGTGAAATTATGA
- a CDS encoding acetyl-CoA C-acetyltransferase has product MKTRNVYIVGGARIPFMKSMTAYRDVSSEELMTASLKSLVDRYNLEGKTVGDVALGAVMHSSANWNLAREVVQSSGLHPNTPAYNVQRACGTSLENTIQIAHKISSHQIESGIAGGVDSNSDLPIMVSRTFARKLIALNSARTLGEKVKIILGIKPSDLKPVLPAVVEPRTGKSMGEHCELMVKEWNISRQEQDELALASHRNAAQAYKDGFYDDLVFPFQGNKTDGILRADTTLEKLSKLKPVFDKSEKGTLTAGNSSSLTDGSSTVLLASEEEAKKNNWPLLAKIVDSHTSAVDYVAGEGLLMAPTVAVSELLKRNGLKLQDFDFYEIHEAFAGQVLCTMKAWESAEYCKTRLGRSEPLGKIDRSKLNVRGSSIALGHPFAATGAKIVGVLAKILHSAGPGKRGLIVVCTAGGMGVATILES; this is encoded by the coding sequence ATGAAAACGAGAAACGTTTATATCGTAGGTGGAGCTCGGATTCCATTTATGAAATCTATGACCGCATATCGAGACGTCTCAAGTGAAGAACTAATGACGGCGAGCCTAAAGAGTTTAGTTGATAGATATAACTTGGAAGGAAAAACTGTGGGCGATGTAGCCTTAGGAGCTGTCATGCACAGCTCGGCTAACTGGAATTTGGCTCGTGAAGTCGTTCAATCCTCCGGTTTGCATCCAAACACTCCGGCATATAACGTGCAACGTGCTTGCGGAACGAGCTTGGAAAATACGATTCAGATTGCTCACAAAATTTCTAGCCACCAAATTGAAAGTGGCATTGCGGGCGGTGTTGATAGCAACAGCGATTTGCCCATTATGGTTAGTCGAACTTTCGCAAGAAAATTGATTGCGTTGAATTCTGCCAGAACGCTTGGTGAGAAAGTAAAAATCATTTTAGGAATTAAACCTAGCGATCTAAAGCCAGTGTTGCCCGCAGTGGTTGAGCCACGCACCGGAAAATCAATGGGTGAGCATTGCGAACTCATGGTTAAAGAGTGGAATATTTCTCGCCAAGAGCAAGATGAGTTAGCGCTGGCAAGTCACAGAAATGCAGCTCAAGCATATAAAGATGGGTTTTATGATGATCTCGTCTTTCCATTCCAAGGAAATAAGACCGATGGAATTTTGCGTGCTGATACAACTTTGGAAAAATTGTCGAAGTTAAAACCTGTTTTTGATAAATCAGAAAAAGGGACTTTGACGGCGGGAAATTCAAGCTCGCTCACAGATGGCTCATCCACCGTTCTTTTGGCTTCCGAAGAAGAGGCTAAAAAGAATAATTGGCCGCTGTTGGCCAAGATTGTGGATTCTCATACTTCTGCCGTGGATTACGTCGCTGGCGAAGGTTTGCTCATGGCTCCAACTGTGGCGGTCAGTGAATTATTGAAGCGAAACGGCTTAAAGCTTCAGGATTTTGATTTTTACGAAATTCACGAGGCGTTCGCTGGACAAGTGCTCTGCACGATGAAGGCGTGGGAGTCTGCTGAATACTGCAAAACACGTTTGGGACGATCAGAGCCTCTCGGAAAAATTGACCGCTCGAAGCTAAATGTCCGTGGAAGTAGCATTGCCCTTGGGCATCCGTTTGCGGCTACTGGCGCTAAGATCGTCGGAGTTTTAGCAAAGATACTGCACTCAGCTGGTCCTGGAAAACGTGGCCTTATCGTCGTTTGCACGGCGGGAGGAATGGGAGTGGCTACAATTCTTGAAAGTTAG
- a CDS encoding peptide-methionine (S)-S-oxide reductase MsrA, which produces MSDLKMNKEDGVESYEFATPEAIEEALKIGKLSQTVFGMGCFWGPDSNFGGTQGVVQTRVGYAGASTLDPSYRNINGHAEVVRVIYDKDQISYRELLGSFESWSVHGRKQGQYRQILFVFDLEQKQVAEELIQAIGKEKSPEVIEAGEQNGYFWPAEDYHQKHRLRRNKQLVSLAEVDFGPRWDEHLYFTKLNSTDRKGFSLSSWLKKLSPEMQKAYRIG; this is translated from the coding sequence ATGTCGGATCTAAAAATGAATAAAGAAGACGGTGTTGAAAGCTATGAATTTGCAACCCCTGAAGCAATCGAAGAAGCATTGAAAATCGGGAAGCTTAGTCAAACGGTTTTCGGCATGGGTTGCTTTTGGGGACCGGATTCTAATTTTGGAGGGACGCAGGGAGTAGTGCAAACACGTGTTGGCTACGCTGGAGCATCAACTCTGGATCCGAGTTACCGCAACATCAACGGACACGCCGAAGTCGTCAGAGTGATCTACGATAAAGACCAAATCAGCTACAGGGAACTTCTTGGAAGTTTTGAATCATGGTCTGTTCATGGTAGAAAGCAGGGCCAGTATCGCCAGATACTTTTTGTTTTTGATCTGGAGCAAAAACAAGTAGCTGAAGAACTGATTCAAGCGATTGGAAAGGAGAAATCTCCCGAGGTGATTGAGGCCGGAGAACAAAATGGTTATTTTTGGCCCGCCGAAGATTACCATCAAAAGCATCGTCTTCGCAGAAACAAACAGCTTGTAAGTCTTGCAGAAGTAGATTTCGGTCCTCGCTGGGATGAACATCTGTATTTTACTAAATTAAATAGTACCGATAGAAAAGGCTTCAGTCTCTCAAGCTGGCTAAAAAAGTTGTCTCCGGAAATGCAGAAAGCTTACCGAATCGGTTAA
- a CDS encoding sensor domain-containing diguanylate cyclase yields the protein MTFSLAQTASAETTLKAPAEADQNLRDITELACYICDAPVAMVTRTDDTKLNLIAKVGISRTSVLIKESFCVYAMETPDAVMVVPDATLDHRFSTNAMVISGPGYRFYAGSPLIDPEGAVIGTICVYDHVPKQLNQRQISSLQALSRQVIAILELKKVGEQLHNTSMTDALTGVNNRRAFDLKFEAEFARWQRTGQSFVLALIDIDHFKSFNDSYGHAAGDEALSQVAALFQRHSRNYDFFARYGGEEFVLILPGTDTASANKTLEKLRLVVANHEWLLRQLTVSIGLASADLFDDKKQLLEVADQMLYKAKTQGRNQTSVFATL from the coding sequence ATGACCTTTAGTTTAGCTCAAACAGCTAGTGCAGAAACCACACTAAAAGCACCTGCTGAAGCAGATCAGAACCTGCGGGATATCACTGAACTGGCGTGTTATATCTGTGATGCACCAGTGGCTATGGTGACGCGAACCGATGACACAAAGCTGAATCTAATTGCAAAAGTTGGTATTTCGCGTACCTCTGTATTAATTAAAGAGTCCTTTTGCGTGTATGCAATGGAAACACCTGATGCGGTAATGGTGGTCCCTGACGCTACTTTAGATCACAGATTCAGTACCAATGCTATGGTGATTTCAGGACCTGGCTACCGATTTTATGCTGGCTCGCCGCTGATTGATCCCGAAGGTGCAGTGATTGGTACTATTTGTGTCTATGATCATGTTCCTAAGCAGCTGAACCAGCGGCAGATAAGCTCTTTGCAGGCTCTGTCCAGACAAGTGATCGCCATACTGGAGCTGAAAAAAGTCGGCGAACAATTACATAATACCAGCATGACGGATGCGCTGACAGGGGTGAACAACAGAAGAGCTTTTGACCTCAAGTTTGAAGCTGAATTTGCTCGCTGGCAAAGAACAGGACAATCTTTTGTACTGGCATTGATTGATATTGATCACTTTAAGAGTTTTAACGACAGCTATGGTCATGCCGCAGGAGATGAGGCACTGAGTCAAGTCGCGGCTCTGTTTCAGCGCCATAGCAGGAACTATGACTTTTTCGCCCGTTATGGTGGTGAAGAGTTTGTGCTGATCCTGCCAGGCACAGACACAGCGTCCGCAAATAAAACACTGGAAAAGTTAAGGCTGGTAGTGGCTAACCATGAGTGGTTATTACGACAATTAACGGTCAGCATAGGTTTGGCCAGCGCTGATTTATTTGACGACAAAAAGCAGTTGCTCGAAGTCGCCGATCAGATGTTATACAAAGCTAAAACCCAAGGCCGCAATCAAACCAGTGTGTTCGCCACACTGTAA
- a CDS encoding GAF domain-containing protein, with the protein MAVDLSIETALLLERWQGIVNSMAQVAEVPCVLINRLDKNEICQAVGSVSVPTFYCGEPVPLALNTYCSQVISSNQPLLVENAIGTRYENNNPTFAAGFSYYYGLPLLWPSGKTFGTLCMLDFSSPDRASQHCSLLTLFKQAIEYDLQMLQQQQDLLKREQQADKKFIQLFNEMSNRIRPVTNNKLLQSELFVLLTSQYQYWHQELDKQLNQTVLTDENSIHIAALVRIWSNLLAIAHETEWLRATAVLEPYSCDAVASLVNATPLLEQAVYKTALTLGADLVLRSHLPNPLLLSGKPELWSLIGLAITSFLVVGASGTSITIFVSNRLKGKYRVLEWSLLVKGQTMPLRFTRDNQALYGFATVCAELAGAVLESGEWQLTESLQQQSRYLNSNRDHVDDIESRNASRTANGITRLICLSIPVMGDDL; encoded by the coding sequence ATGGCAGTAGATTTGAGCATAGAAACCGCTCTGCTCCTAGAGCGCTGGCAAGGCATTGTAAACTCGATGGCTCAAGTCGCGGAAGTGCCTTGTGTGCTGATTAATCGATTAGATAAAAACGAAATTTGTCAGGCTGTTGGCAGTGTGTCAGTACCAACTTTTTATTGCGGTGAACCTGTTCCATTGGCACTTAACACTTATTGTTCCCAAGTCATTTCCAGTAACCAGCCATTACTAGTTGAAAATGCAATCGGTACCCGATATGAAAACAATAACCCAACATTTGCAGCAGGCTTTAGTTATTACTATGGCCTGCCATTGCTTTGGCCTAGCGGAAAAACTTTCGGTACTTTGTGTATGTTGGACTTTTCAAGCCCAGATCGGGCATCACAACACTGTTCCTTACTCACACTTTTTAAGCAGGCCATTGAATACGATTTACAGATGCTTCAACAACAGCAAGATCTGCTAAAGCGTGAGCAACAAGCAGACAAAAAATTTATACAACTATTCAATGAGATGTCAAATAGGATAAGACCGGTAACTAATAATAAGTTGCTTCAATCTGAGTTGTTTGTACTTTTGACAAGCCAATACCAATACTGGCATCAGGAACTGGATAAGCAGCTTAATCAAACCGTCCTGACTGATGAAAACTCCATTCATATAGCGGCACTGGTTCGAATTTGGTCAAATTTGTTGGCGATTGCCCATGAAACAGAATGGTTGAGAGCTACGGCAGTTCTAGAACCTTATAGTTGTGATGCTGTTGCGTCACTGGTCAATGCAACTCCATTATTAGAACAAGCAGTGTATAAAACAGCGCTGACCCTTGGTGCTGATCTCGTTTTGAGGAGTCATTTGCCTAATCCACTGTTACTAAGTGGGAAACCAGAGTTATGGTCTCTGATAGGACTAGCTATCACGAGCTTTTTAGTTGTTGGCGCCAGCGGTACAAGTATAACTATTTTTGTCAGTAACCGATTAAAAGGTAAGTACAGAGTTTTGGAATGGTCCCTTCTTGTAAAAGGCCAGACGATGCCGCTGCGTTTTACCCGCGATAATCAAGCGCTTTATGGTTTTGCAACAGTATGTGCCGAGTTAGCGGGTGCTGTTCTTGAATCTGGTGAGTGGCAATTAACTGAGAGTCTTCAGCAACAGAGTCGTTATCTCAACTCAAATCGTGATCACGTTGACGACATTGAAAGCAGGAATGCTTCAAGAACTGCTAATGGCATAACCAGGCTTATCTGCTTATCGATACCGGTGATGGGAGACGATTTATAA
- a CDS encoding peptide-methionine (S)-S-oxide reductase, whose amino-acid sequence MIVAGGCFWSLEDLLRNQDGVTSTKVCSGTEMATAQDVKMSCLIATDYQAEPS is encoded by the coding sequence GTGATCGTTGCCGGAGGGTGTTTTTGGAGTCTCGAAGACCTCCTTAGAAATCAGGACGGCGTGACGTCAACGAAGGTGTGTAGTGGCACTGAAATGGCGACTGCGCAAGACGTGAAGATGAGCTGTCTGATAGCAACGGATTATCAAGCAGAACCTTCTTAA
- a CDS encoding carboxymuconolactone decarboxylase family protein encodes MSRLNTPTTIDAAPTATHTSLKAVEKQLGRVPNMFRVVANSPAALTGYLQLSAASAQGGLGTATLERIALAVAEINGCDYCLAAHSFLGRKVAKLDDAELTANRSGASNDPKADAAVRFAAAVVRQRGQVSNDQVQAVLNAGYSDAHVVDILLAVALNTFTNYVNEVTQTEVDFPAVQPLGIDV; translated from the coding sequence ATGTCACGTTTGAACACCCCTACCACAATCGACGCCGCGCCTACTGCTACCCATACCTCACTCAAGGCTGTGGAAAAACAACTGGGCCGCGTTCCTAACATGTTCCGCGTCGTTGCCAACAGCCCTGCTGCGCTGACTGGCTACCTGCAATTGAGCGCAGCATCAGCACAGGGCGGCTTGGGTACAGCGACTCTTGAGCGTATTGCCCTAGCCGTCGCTGAGATCAACGGCTGCGATTATTGCCTTGCTGCCCATTCCTTCCTAGGCCGTAAGGTGGCCAAGCTTGATGATGCTGAACTCACTGCCAACCGCAGCGGTGCATCAAATGACCCTAAGGCCGACGCAGCCGTGCGTTTTGCTGCCGCCGTAGTCCGCCAGCGCGGGCAAGTCAGCAATGACCAGGTCCAAGCGGTGCTGAACGCTGGCTACAGTGATGCACATGTAGTGGATATTCTGTTGGCTGTTGCCCTGAACACTTTCACTAACTACGTTAACGAAGTGACACAGACCGAGGTCGACTTCCCGGCCGTTCAACCACTAGGCATTGATGTCTAA
- a CDS encoding YkgB family protein → MTIPEIENGVQTTNTLSNNLGAKITKFGIGGIYVAMTIIYLWFGGMKFTSYEANGIHGFVSNSPLLSWMYSFLSIQGFSNFLGVLEISVGLLIAARVFSPKLAILGGVLSTGLFFTTLSFMLTTPGVFEASLGFPAISVVPGQFLLKDLGLFVVSIFIVGTSLTALEHKNK, encoded by the coding sequence ATGACTATTCCCGAAATTGAAAATGGTGTCCAGACTACCAATACCCTTAGTAATAATCTCGGTGCAAAAATCACTAAGTTTGGTATAGGTGGCATCTACGTTGCCATGACGATAATATATTTGTGGTTTGGTGGCATGAAATTCACTAGCTACGAAGCAAACGGTATACATGGTTTTGTTAGTAATAGCCCTCTGCTTTCGTGGATGTATAGCTTCCTCAGCATTCAAGGATTCTCAAATTTTCTGGGTGTGCTTGAAATTTCAGTTGGCCTGTTAATCGCTGCACGAGTTTTCTCCCCTAAGCTCGCAATCTTGGGCGGTGTACTTTCAACCGGACTCTTTTTTACGACATTGTCGTTCATGCTGACTACACCCGGTGTTTTTGAGGCATCTCTTGGGTTTCCTGCGATCTCTGTGGTTCCTGGCCAGTTTTTGCTAAAAGATTTAGGCTTGTTTGTCGTGTCTATATTTATCGTAGGTACATCACTTACAGCACTGGAGCACAAAAACAAATAA
- a CDS encoding IS5 family transposase: MLKETGRVYNKYEHRNTLEGILYRMRTGIQWRDLPERFGRWNSVFKRFNLWSKKGVLQKWFQSISSDNDPEWLFIDGSIVKAHQDSSGAASSSDEAIGKSRGGSSTKIHLAVDSGGLPVYFEISGGQINDIGYVKKTDAETQVLFEFIAHRYESGSLIITANHPFSAWDQIFPDSMMTVAAIDRLIHHATIIELEGESYRKQHQLKQAGSRKNEKT, encoded by the coding sequence ATACTTAAAGAGACAGGGCGTGTTTACAATAAATATGAACACCGAAATACACTGGAAGGCATACTTTATCGTATGCGCACAGGCATTCAGTGGCGAGATTTGCCTGAAAGATTCGGTCGTTGGAACTCTGTATTTAAGCGCTTTAACCTTTGGTCAAAGAAAGGTGTGTTACAAAAATGGTTTCAAAGCATATCGTCCGATAATGATCCAGAATGGTTGTTTATTGATGGAAGTATTGTCAAAGCGCATCAAGACAGTAGCGGAGCCGCAAGCAGTTCAGATGAAGCGATAGGAAAAAGTCGGGGTGGGAGTTCTACAAAAATTCATCTCGCTGTAGATAGCGGTGGGCTTCCCGTTTATTTTGAAATATCGGGTGGTCAGATAAATGACATTGGTTATGTGAAAAAAACCGATGCAGAAACCCAGGTACTGTTTGAATTTATCGCGCATCGATATGAAAGCGGTAGCCTGATCATCACAGCCAATCACCCGTTTAGTGCATGGGATCAGATCTTCCCAGACAGCATGATGACGGTAGCGGCCATAGATCGGCTGATCCACCACGCGACAATTATAGAATTAGAAGGAGAAAGCTATCGAAAACAACATCAGTTAAAACAAGCTGGAAGTAGGAAAAATGAGAAAACCTAA
- a CDS encoding helix-turn-helix domain-containing protein, whose product MSELSIKIGKLIRNKRIELNMTQEFLALQCSIDRSYMGRIERGEVNLTVEKLYEIAKILKIHPQHLLPNF is encoded by the coding sequence ATGTCAGAATTATCTATAAAAATTGGGAAATTAATCCGTAATAAAAGAATAGAGTTAAACATGACTCAAGAGTTCTTGGCCCTACAGTGCTCTATAGATAGGAGCTACATGGGAAGAATTGAGCGTGGGGAAGTAAATCTAACTGTCGAAAAACTATATGAGATTGCAAAAATATTGAAGATTCATCCTCAACACTTATTACCGAACTTTTAG